Proteins from a genomic interval of Shewanella seohaensis:
- the fliJ gene encoding flagellar export protein FliJ → MANADPLLLVLKLALDAEEQAALLLKSAQLECQKRQNQLDALNNYRLDYMKQMQSQQGQAISASHYHQFHRFIRQIDEAIAQQNRVVADGEKQKNYRQQHWLDKQKKRKAVELLLDNKEKKRQALELKKEQKMTDEFASQQFFRRNKP, encoded by the coding sequence ATGGCGAATGCCGATCCCCTCTTACTGGTGTTGAAATTAGCCCTCGATGCAGAGGAACAGGCCGCGCTGCTGCTAAAGTCGGCGCAACTAGAGTGTCAAAAGCGCCAAAATCAATTGGATGCACTCAACAATTATCGCTTGGACTATATGAAGCAGATGCAGTCTCAGCAGGGCCAAGCGATTAGCGCCAGCCATTATCACCAATTCCACCGTTTTATTCGGCAAATCGATGAGGCCATTGCGCAGCAAAATCGTGTGGTCGCCGATGGTGAGAAACAGAAAAATTATCGTCAGCAGCATTGGCTCGACAAGCAAAAGAAACGCAAGGCGGTTGAATTGCTCTTGGATAATAAAGAGAAAAAACGCCAAGCTCTTGAGTTGAAAAAAGAGCAAAAGATGACCGATGAATTTGCCTCTCAGCAGTTTTTTCGCCGCAATAAACCCTAA
- the fliH gene encoding flagellar assembly protein FliH, with product MSSSNRSDNSDNKLSHRVVSDSEIEFSHWQLPDVTQTEGVSISNLFGYSPQQAPKAVAAETVAPPTMAEIEDIRAQAEEEGFNEGKTQGYAEGLEQGRLEGLEQGHTEGLAQGHEQGLEAGLAEAKALVSRFEGLLSQFEKPLQILDGDIEHSLMTLTMALAKSVIGHELKTHPEQILSALRLGVESLPIKEQSVSIRMHPDDVALVEQLYSSTQLNRNQWQLEADPSLNSGDCIISSQRSLVDLTLSSRIDAVFESLRNQQSHLSHQQQQRQAALDEENAAKVLLSDELGDEAQSTESLSTELQADGEQDAKSPPSTAE from the coding sequence ATGAGTTCCTCTAATCGGAGTGACAATAGCGACAATAAATTGTCCCATCGGGTAGTGAGCGACTCGGAGATCGAGTTCAGCCATTGGCAATTACCCGATGTGACCCAAACCGAAGGGGTGAGTATTTCAAACCTCTTTGGTTATTCGCCGCAGCAAGCGCCGAAGGCGGTGGCCGCCGAAACCGTTGCGCCACCCACCATGGCGGAAATTGAAGATATTCGCGCTCAAGCCGAAGAAGAAGGCTTTAACGAAGGTAAGACACAAGGTTATGCCGAAGGACTGGAGCAGGGCAGACTCGAAGGTTTAGAGCAAGGCCATACCGAGGGCTTAGCCCAAGGTCATGAGCAAGGGCTTGAGGCTGGGCTTGCTGAAGCCAAGGCATTAGTCAGCCGCTTCGAAGGGCTATTAAGCCAATTTGAAAAGCCATTGCAAATACTCGATGGCGATATTGAACATTCCTTAATGACACTCACTATGGCGCTGGCTAAATCTGTGATTGGTCATGAACTTAAAACTCATCCAGAACAAATCCTGTCGGCGCTACGTTTAGGGGTCGAATCTCTGCCAATCAAGGAGCAAAGCGTCAGTATTCGCATGCATCCCGATGATGTCGCCTTGGTGGAGCAGCTATATTCCAGTACCCAATTAAACCGTAATCAGTGGCAGTTAGAGGCCGATCCCAGCTTAAATTCTGGGGATTGCATTATCAGTAGCCAACGCTCGCTGGTGGATTTAACCCTGTCCTCGCGCATCGATGCGGTGTTTGAGTCCTTACGTAATCAACAGTCCCATTTGAGTCATCAACAGCAACAACGCCAAGCGGCTCTCGATGAGGAAAACGCTGCAAAAGTGCTATTGAGTGATGAGCTAGGTGACGAGGCGCAGAGCACCGAGTCCCTGAGTACAGAGTTGCAAGCTGATGGAGAGCAAGATGCAAAATCGCCGCCATCAACTGCTGAATAG
- the fliG gene encoding flagellar motor switch protein FliG, protein MAENKSKDAAETSSFNIKDLSGIEKTAILLLSLSEADAASILKHLEPKQVQKVGMAMAAMEDFGQEKVIGVHKLFLDDIQKYSSIGFNSEEFVRKALTAALGEDKAGNLIEQIIMGSGAKGLDSLKWMDARQVATIIQNEHPQIQTIVLSYLEPDQAAEIFGQFPENTRLDLMMRIANLEEVQPAALQELNDIMEKQFAGQGGAQAAKMGGLKAAANIMNYLDTGVESQLMETLRESDEEMAQQIQDLMFVFENLIDVDDRGIQTLLREVQQDVLMKALKGADDQLKDKILGNMSKRAAELLRDDLEAMGPIRISEVEIAQKEILSIARRLSDSGEIMLGGGGGDEFL, encoded by the coding sequence ATGGCTGAGAATAAATCAAAAGACGCCGCTGAAACCTCAAGTTTCAATATTAAGGATCTCAGTGGCATCGAAAAAACGGCGATTTTACTGTTAAGTTTGAGTGAAGCCGATGCCGCCTCTATTTTAAAGCACTTAGAACCTAAACAAGTGCAAAAGGTCGGTATGGCGATGGCGGCCATGGAAGACTTTGGGCAGGAAAAAGTCATCGGGGTGCATAAGCTGTTTCTCGATGATATTCAAAAGTATTCTTCTATAGGCTTTAACAGCGAAGAGTTCGTCCGTAAGGCGTTAACCGCGGCTCTAGGTGAAGACAAAGCCGGTAATTTGATTGAACAAATTATCATGGGCAGCGGCGCCAAAGGTTTGGATTCCCTCAAATGGATGGATGCGCGCCAAGTCGCGACTATCATCCAAAACGAACATCCACAGATCCAAACCATTGTTTTATCGTATTTAGAGCCAGACCAAGCGGCGGAAATTTTCGGCCAGTTCCCTGAGAATACTCGCTTAGACTTAATGATGCGTATTGCTAACCTTGAAGAAGTGCAACCTGCGGCATTGCAGGAATTAAACGACATCATGGAGAAACAGTTTGCCGGTCAAGGCGGCGCGCAAGCAGCGAAGATGGGCGGCTTGAAGGCGGCGGCCAATATCATGAACTATCTCGACACAGGTGTTGAGAGTCAGTTGATGGAGACGTTGCGCGAAAGCGACGAAGAGATGGCGCAGCAGATCCAAGATCTTATGTTCGTATTTGAAAACCTAATCGATGTTGACGACCGTGGTATTCAAACCTTGCTGCGTGAAGTGCAGCAGGATGTCTTGATGAAAGCGCTTAAAGGTGCAGACGATCAGCTCAAAGACAAAATTTTGGGCAATATGTCGAAACGGGCCGCCGAATTGCTGCGTGACGATTTAGAGGCCATGGGTCCAATCCGGATCAGCGAAGTGGAAATCGCCCAAAAAGAAATTCTGTCAATTGCGCGTCGATTAAGTGACAGCGGTGAAATCATGTTAGGCGGCGGTGGCGGCGATGAGTTCCTCTAA
- the fliF gene encoding flagellar basal-body MS-ring/collar protein FliF, with protein sequence MIVGSNAGAVDQGVQQENKSGVLGSLGGVDMMRQITMILALAICLALAVFVMIWAQEPEYRPLGKMETQEMVQVLDVLDKNKIKYQIDVDVVKVPEDKYQEVKMMLSRAGIDSAAASNKDFLTQDSGFGVSQRMEQARLKHSQEENLARAIEQLQSVSRAKVILALPKENVFARNTAQPSATVVINTRRGGLGQGEVDAIVDIVASAVQGLEPSRVTVTDSNGRLLNSGSQDGISARARRELELVQQKEAEYRTKIDSILSPILGPDNFTSQVDVSMDFTAVEQTAKRFNPDLPSLRSEMTVENNSTGGSTGGIPGALSNQPPMESNIPQDATKATESVTAGNSHREATRNFELDTTISHTRQQIGVVRRVSVSVAVDFKPGAAGENGQVARVARTEQELTNIRRLLEGAVGFSAQRGDVLEVVTVPFMDQLVEDVPAPELWEQPWFWRAVKLGIGALVILVLILAVVRPMLKRLIYPDSVNMPEDSRLGNELAEIEDQYAADTLGMLNTKEAEYSYADDGSILIPNLHKDDDMIKAIRALVANEPELSTQVVKNWLQDNG encoded by the coding sequence ATGATTGTCGGATCAAACGCCGGCGCAGTGGACCAAGGGGTCCAACAGGAAAATAAATCCGGCGTGCTGGGGAGTCTTGGTGGCGTCGATATGATGCGTCAAATCACCATGATTTTAGCCCTCGCCATTTGTTTGGCGTTAGCCGTGTTCGTCATGATCTGGGCACAGGAGCCTGAGTACCGTCCATTGGGTAAAATGGAAACTCAGGAAATGGTGCAAGTGCTCGACGTGCTTGATAAAAATAAGATCAAGTATCAAATCGATGTTGACGTCGTTAAGGTGCCCGAGGACAAATATCAAGAAGTTAAAATGATGCTGAGCCGTGCGGGTATTGATAGTGCCGCCGCCTCAAACAAAGACTTTCTCACCCAAGACAGTGGTTTTGGCGTGAGCCAAAGAATGGAGCAGGCTCGCCTCAAGCATAGCCAAGAGGAAAACCTCGCCCGCGCAATTGAACAACTGCAAAGTGTTAGCCGCGCTAAAGTGATTTTGGCGTTACCTAAAGAAAACGTGTTTGCGCGTAATACTGCGCAACCAAGTGCGACCGTTGTGATTAACACTCGCCGTGGCGGTTTAGGCCAAGGAGAGGTCGATGCGATTGTGGATATCGTCGCTTCTGCCGTTCAGGGCTTAGAGCCTTCTCGCGTTACCGTCACAGATTCTAACGGCCGTTTACTGAACTCGGGCAGTCAAGATGGCATCTCTGCTAGGGCGCGTCGTGAGCTTGAGTTGGTTCAACAAAAAGAAGCCGAATACCGCACCAAGATTGATTCGATTCTCTCGCCCATCCTTGGCCCTGATAATTTCACCTCCCAAGTGGATGTGAGCATGGATTTTACCGCGGTCGAGCAAACCGCTAAGCGTTTTAACCCTGACTTACCGTCGCTACGTAGCGAAATGACGGTTGAGAATAATTCGACAGGTGGTTCAACTGGCGGTATTCCTGGCGCGTTGTCGAACCAACCTCCGATGGAGTCAAATATTCCTCAGGATGCGACCAAGGCGACAGAAAGCGTGACGGCCGGTAACTCGCACCGCGAAGCGACTCGTAATTTTGAGTTAGATACCACCATCAGCCATACCCGTCAGCAAATTGGCGTAGTGCGCCGCGTCAGTGTGTCGGTAGCCGTGGACTTTAAACCTGGCGCTGCCGGTGAGAATGGTCAAGTGGCGCGCGTTGCCCGCACCGAGCAAGAGCTCACCAATATCCGCCGTTTACTGGAAGGCGCGGTAGGCTTTAGCGCGCAGCGTGGTGATGTTTTAGAGGTGGTCACTGTTCCCTTTATGGATCAATTGGTTGAAGATGTACCTGCGCCTGAGCTTTGGGAACAACCTTGGTTCTGGCGTGCAGTTAAGCTAGGTATCGGTGCCTTAGTTATCTTAGTGCTGATCCTTGCTGTGGTGCGCCCAATGCTGAAACGCTTAATCTACCCAGACAGTGTGAACATGCCTGAAGATTCAAGATTGGGGAATGAGCTGGCCGAGATTGAGGATCAATATGCAGCCGACACCTTAGGGATGCTCAATACCAAAGAAGCAGAGTATAGTTATGCCGACGATGGCTCAATTCTTATCCCTAATCTGCATAAAGATGATGATATGATTAAAGCTATCCGTGCGCTTGTGGCCAATGAGCCCGAGCTTTCAACCCAAGTCGTGAAAAACTGGTTACAAGACAATGGCTGA
- the fliE gene encoding flagellar hook-basal body complex protein FliE: MQIGANSLLQEMQSLQGEIKPSFGISPNNIVQQVNNTSGADFGQLLSQAIGNVSGLQSTSSNLATRLEMGDTTVSLSDTVIAREKASVAFEATVQVRNKLVEAYKEIMSMPV; the protein is encoded by the coding sequence ATGCAAATTGGCGCGAATTCATTACTGCAAGAAATGCAGTCACTTCAAGGTGAGATCAAACCTTCTTTTGGGATTTCACCCAATAATATTGTGCAGCAAGTGAATAACACCAGCGGTGCTGACTTTGGGCAACTTCTCTCTCAAGCCATTGGTAATGTTAGCGGCTTGCAGTCAACCTCATCGAATCTCGCGACTAGGCTCGAAATGGGTGACACGACAGTGAGCCTTTCTGATACTGTTATCGCCCGCGAAAAGGCCAGTGTTGCCTTTGAAGCCACAGTCCAAGTGCGCAATAAGCTCGTTGAAGCTTATAAAGAAATAATGAGCATGCCTGTTTAG
- a CDS encoding sigma-54-dependent transcriptional regulator → MSEAKLLLVEDDASLREALLDTLMLAQYDCIDVASGEEAIIALKQHQFDLVISDVQMQGIGGLGLLNYLQQHHPKLPVLLMTAYATIGSAVSAIKLGAVDYLAKPFAPEVLLNQVSRYLPLKQNSDQPVVADEKSLALLSLAQRVAASDASVMILGPSGSGKEVLARYIHQHSSRAEEAFVAINCAAIPENMLEATLFGYEKGAFTGAYQACPGKFEQAQGGTLLLDEISEMDLGLQAKLLRVLQEREVERLGGRKTIKLDVRVLATSNRDLKAVVAAGQFREDLYYRINVFPLTWPALNQRPADILPLARHLLAKHAKALNVLDLPEFDEAACRRLLSHRWPGNVRELDNVVQRALILRAGAVISANDIIIDAQDVPLSSDDAEYANEPEGLGEELKAQEHVIILETLAQCQGSRKLVAEKLGISARTLRYKMARMRDMGIQLPN, encoded by the coding sequence ATGTCTGAAGCCAAATTACTCTTAGTCGAAGACGATGCGTCCCTGCGTGAGGCATTGCTCGATACCTTGATGTTGGCGCAATACGACTGTATTGATGTGGCCTCCGGCGAGGAAGCCATTATCGCATTGAAGCAACATCAGTTTGACTTAGTGATCAGCGATGTGCAGATGCAGGGCATTGGCGGCTTAGGCTTATTAAATTACTTACAGCAGCATCACCCCAAGCTGCCGGTGTTACTGATGACAGCATATGCCACCATTGGTAGTGCGGTCAGTGCAATTAAATTGGGCGCCGTCGATTATTTGGCTAAACCCTTTGCTCCAGAGGTGTTGCTCAACCAAGTTTCCCGCTATTTACCGCTCAAACAAAATAGCGATCAACCTGTTGTTGCCGATGAAAAGAGTCTTGCGCTCTTGTCCTTGGCGCAGCGGGTGGCGGCATCCGATGCCTCTGTGATGATCCTTGGGCCAAGCGGCTCGGGTAAAGAAGTATTAGCCCGCTATATTCATCAACATAGCAGCCGTGCCGAAGAGGCGTTTGTGGCCATCAATTGTGCGGCCATCCCTGAGAATATGCTCGAGGCGACCTTATTCGGTTATGAAAAGGGCGCTTTTACAGGGGCTTATCAGGCATGCCCTGGTAAATTTGAACAGGCGCAAGGTGGCACCTTATTACTCGATGAAATTTCAGAAATGGATTTGGGACTTCAGGCCAAACTGCTGCGTGTGCTGCAGGAGCGCGAAGTGGAGCGTTTAGGTGGTCGCAAAACCATTAAGTTAGATGTTCGTGTGCTTGCCACTTCGAATCGGGATTTAAAGGCCGTGGTTGCCGCAGGGCAATTCCGAGAAGATCTCTATTATCGCATTAACGTGTTTCCACTGACCTGGCCTGCACTGAATCAACGCCCTGCGGATATTTTGCCCTTAGCTCGGCATTTACTCGCTAAACACGCCAAGGCGCTAAATGTGCTTGATTTACCAGAGTTTGATGAAGCAGCTTGTCGTCGTTTACTCAGTCACCGCTGGCCGGGTAATGTGCGCGAGTTGGATAACGTTGTCCAACGCGCGTTAATTTTACGTGCTGGTGCTGTGATTAGTGCCAACGATATTATTATCGATGCCCAAGATGTGCCTCTGTCATCCGATGACGCCGAATACGCTAACGAGCCGGAAGGTTTAGGTGAAGAGTTAAAGGCGCAGGAGCATGTGATCATTCTCGAAACCTTAGCGCAATGCCAAGGTAGTCGTAAGCTGGTTGCCGAAAAACTTGGGATCAGTGCGCGGACCTTAAGATACAAGATGGCCAGAATGCGCGATATGGGGATTCAATTGCCCAACTAA
- a CDS encoding sensor histidine kinase, which produces MSAHPLAQLETFKHTSKQWNQLREAANMSNRMEHILQAMPSGVVILNGDGIVTDANPVAVELLEQPLCGARWIDVIHTAFAPQDDDGHEVSLRNGRRVKFAITPLTPEPGQLIVLTDLTETRLLQKNLSHLQRLSALGKMVATLAHQVRTPLSAALLYAANLASPKLSESAKAKFQQKLVDRLNELERQVNDMLLMAKGRQDELGELVNLDEVINTVMANCEPIVAQRGATLAVTNASNGLMLANVNALSSAVNNLVMNSLEAGATQIQIVANDIGEQLALNVVDNGKGLDAKMQQKVLEPFFTTKAQGTGLGLAVVQSVVRNHGGQIQLSCMPNKGCTVSLTFPQAKSATVLPLEKPYV; this is translated from the coding sequence ATGTCAGCCCATCCACTAGCGCAACTTGAAACATTCAAGCACACTAGCAAACAATGGAACCAACTGCGTGAGGCCGCCAATATGTCCAATCGGATGGAGCATATTTTACAGGCTATGCCTTCTGGCGTGGTGATTTTGAACGGTGACGGTATTGTTACCGATGCAAACCCTGTTGCCGTGGAATTGCTAGAGCAGCCGTTATGCGGCGCCCGCTGGATTGATGTGATCCATACGGCGTTTGCGCCACAGGATGATGATGGTCATGAAGTCTCATTACGCAATGGCCGCCGAGTCAAATTTGCGATAACCCCATTAACGCCAGAACCGGGCCAATTAATTGTGCTGACGGATCTGACCGAAACTCGTCTACTGCAAAAGAATCTTTCCCATCTGCAGCGTCTGTCAGCCCTCGGCAAAATGGTCGCGACGCTGGCGCATCAGGTGCGTACACCACTGTCGGCGGCACTGCTCTATGCTGCGAATCTGGCCAGTCCCAAATTATCGGAATCAGCTAAGGCAAAATTTCAGCAGAAGTTAGTGGATAGACTCAATGAGCTTGAACGCCAAGTTAACGATATGCTGCTGATGGCCAAAGGGCGGCAGGATGAATTGGGTGAGTTAGTTAACCTTGATGAGGTGATCAATACTGTCATGGCGAACTGTGAGCCGATTGTGGCTCAGCGCGGCGCAACATTGGCTGTCACCAATGCGTCCAACGGTTTAATGCTGGCGAATGTGAATGCGCTCAGTTCTGCCGTGAATAATCTGGTGATGAATAGCCTTGAAGCTGGGGCAACGCAGATCCAAATCGTCGCCAATGATATCGGCGAGCAGTTAGCCCTCAATGTGGTCGACAATGGCAAAGGGCTGGATGCCAAGATGCAACAAAAAGTGTTGGAGCCTTTCTTTACCACCAAAGCGCAAGGAACGGGCCTTGGCTTAGCCGTTGTGCAGTCCGTGGTGCGCAATCATGGCGGCCAAATCCAATTGAGTTGTATGCCCAATAAAGGTTGTACTGTGTCATTGACATTCCCGCAGGCTAAATCGGCTACAGTGTTGCCGCTGGAGAAACCCTATGTCTGA
- a CDS encoding sigma-54 dependent transcriptional regulator encodes MMQTDQRILLVGTPSERLSRLCCIFEFLGEQIEIISAEKLSSCLQDTRYRALVLTTDNMSVEALKSLANQYPWQPILLFGNVGDLQVSNVLGQIEEPLNYPQLTELLHFCQVYGQVKRPQVPTSANQTKLFRSLVGRSEGIANVRHLISQVATSDATVLVLGQSGTGKEVVARNIHYLSERRDGPFIPVNCGAIPPELLESELFGHEKGSFTGAISSRKGRFELAEGGTLFLDEIGDMPLQMQVKLLRVLQERVFERVGGTKTINADVRVVAATHRDLESMITSNEFREDLYYRLNVFPIEMPALSDRKDDVPLLLQELVSRVYNEGRGKVRFTQRAIESLKEHAWSGNVRELSNLVERLTILYPGGLVDVNDLPIKYRHIDVPEYSIELSEEQQERDALASIFTSEEPVEIPETRFPSELPPEGVNLKDLLAELEIDMIRQALEQQDNVVARAAEMLGIRRTTLVEKMRKYGMTKE; translated from the coding sequence ATGATGCAAACAGATCAACGAATTTTACTTGTCGGAACCCCATCAGAGCGCTTAAGTCGCCTGTGTTGCATTTTTGAATTTTTAGGTGAGCAGATTGAAATCATCTCCGCCGAAAAGTTGAGCTCTTGTCTCCAGGATACCCGTTATCGTGCCTTAGTGCTGACGACAGACAATATGTCTGTAGAGGCATTGAAATCACTCGCTAATCAGTACCCATGGCAACCTATTTTATTGTTCGGCAACGTCGGTGATCTGCAAGTATCGAATGTGCTTGGTCAAATCGAAGAGCCATTAAACTATCCGCAACTCACTGAACTGCTGCATTTTTGCCAAGTGTATGGCCAGGTTAAACGGCCGCAAGTGCCAACCAGTGCGAATCAAACCAAACTATTCCGTAGTTTAGTGGGCCGCAGTGAAGGTATTGCCAATGTTCGCCATTTGATTAGCCAAGTTGCAACTTCTGACGCGACAGTATTAGTGCTAGGGCAGTCGGGTACAGGTAAGGAAGTCGTCGCTCGTAACATTCATTACTTGTCTGAACGCCGTGATGGTCCTTTTATTCCGGTGAACTGTGGTGCGATCCCGCCAGAACTACTCGAAAGCGAATTATTCGGTCATGAGAAGGGCTCTTTTACGGGGGCTATTAGCTCGCGTAAGGGCCGTTTTGAGCTCGCAGAAGGTGGCACACTGTTTCTCGATGAAATCGGTGATATGCCTTTGCAGATGCAGGTAAAATTGCTGCGTGTGCTGCAGGAGCGCGTATTCGAGCGTGTCGGTGGCACTAAGACGATCAATGCTGATGTGCGTGTTGTCGCTGCTACCCACAGAGATCTCGAAAGCATGATCACCAGCAACGAGTTCCGTGAAGATCTTTACTACCGCCTCAACGTTTTCCCGATTGAGATGCCTGCTCTAAGCGACCGCAAGGATGACGTTCCTCTACTGTTGCAAGAGTTGGTAAGCCGAGTCTATAACGAAGGACGTGGCAAGGTTCGCTTTACCCAACGTGCGATTGAATCGTTAAAAGAGCACGCTTGGTCGGGTAACGTACGTGAATTGTCGAACTTGGTTGAGCGTTTAACGATTTTATATCCTGGCGGTTTAGTCGATGTGAATGACTTGCCTATCAAGTATCGCCATATTGATGTGCCAGAATACAGCATCGAACTCAGTGAGGAACAACAGGAACGTGATGCGCTAGCATCCATCTTCACTAGTGAAGAGCCGGTTGAAATCCCTGAAACCCGTTTCCCAAGTGAATTACCGCCGGAAGGGGTCAACCTTAAGGATCTGCTGGCTGAGCTTGAAATCGACATGATTCGTCAAGCGTTAGAGCAGCAGGATAACGTTGTTGCGCGCGCGGCAGAAATGCTCGGTATTCGTCGTACTACTTTGGTTGAGAAAATGCGTAAGTACGGAATGACGAAAGAATAG
- the fliS gene encoding flagellar export chaperone FliS, giving the protein MRGSLQSYRKVSLESQIADASPHRITQMLFNGALERIAQSKIAMEQCDIASKGLLIGKAIGIILGLKNTLVMDAGGDIATNLANLYDFMVQRLTDANVQNDPAALDDVAGLLREIKEAWDAIPADKHNITSHT; this is encoded by the coding sequence ATGAGAGGCTCACTCCAGTCTTATCGTAAAGTTTCCCTCGAGAGTCAGATCGCAGATGCTTCTCCACACAGAATTACTCAGATGTTGTTTAATGGGGCATTAGAGCGGATTGCTCAATCAAAAATTGCAATGGAGCAATGTGATATCGCTAGCAAAGGCTTATTGATTGGTAAGGCTATCGGTATTATTCTCGGTCTGAAAAACACACTAGTGATGGATGCGGGTGGCGATATTGCCACTAATTTAGCCAATCTTTACGATTTTATGGTGCAACGTTTGACTGATGCGAATGTGCAGAATGACCCTGCAGCATTAGATGATGTTGCTGGATTACTGCGCGAAATCAAAGAAGCGTGGGATGCAATTCCTGCGGATAAACACAATATCACTTCTCATACATAA
- the fliD gene encoding flagellar filament capping protein FliD produces MVLTSNKTGTANQIQVTANDDTGTALADTFTMTEVQGAKDAILYVDGLKVTSNSNEVKDAIQGVTLTLKDADVDKSTTLTIEQDKASATKAIKEFVESYNTMTSTVKGMSGYDPKTKQVGIFQGDSLIRSLQSQFRGVISSSYGDGMALANLGIKTTRDGTLELDEDTLKKALENDISAVADFFTTEGTGFAAKMTSVGEAYTQSGGLLDSRDETLDNRLSRLGDERAAFSLKMKAYEARLTKQFNAMDLMVGQLNSQGSTIQARIDSLPGLVSRKK; encoded by the coding sequence ATGGTTCTGACATCCAATAAAACGGGCACAGCAAATCAAATCCAAGTGACAGCAAACGATGATACAGGTACAGCCCTTGCCGATACCTTCACCATGACAGAGGTACAGGGGGCCAAAGATGCCATACTGTATGTGGATGGCCTAAAGGTGACATCAAATTCTAATGAGGTTAAGGATGCAATACAGGGCGTTACTTTGACTCTTAAAGATGCCGATGTCGATAAATCTACCACATTGACAATTGAGCAAGATAAGGCTTCTGCAACCAAAGCCATAAAGGAGTTTGTTGAGTCTTATAATACCATGACAAGCACAGTGAAGGGGATGTCGGGTTATGATCCTAAAACTAAACAGGTGGGAATATTCCAAGGCGACTCTCTTATTCGTAGTTTGCAAAGCCAGTTTCGAGGGGTGATCTCTTCCTCCTATGGCGATGGTATGGCGCTAGCAAACCTAGGCATTAAAACCACACGTGATGGAACCTTGGAGCTGGATGAGGATACCTTAAAAAAAGCACTTGAGAATGATATAAGTGCAGTGGCCGATTTCTTTACCACTGAGGGCACCGGATTTGCTGCCAAAATGACTAGTGTGGGCGAAGCATATACTCAATCAGGGGGATTGCTTGATAGCCGTGATGAAACATTGGATAACCGACTTTCCCGTCTAGGGGATGAAAGAGCTGCTTTTTCGTTGAAAATGAAAGCCTATGAAGCTCGGCTTACTAAGCAGTTTAATGCAATGGATTTGATGGTTGGCCAGCTTAATTCGCAAGGTAGTACTATTCAGGCTCGTATCGATTCGTTACCTGGATTAGTCTCACGTAAGAAATAA
- the fliD gene encoding flagellar filament capping protein FliD, whose amino-acid sequence MAGLTASGIGSGLDIGGIVSALVNAEKAPKEAQFNKTEGLVNTQISALGALKSSISDFLDKLKPLSEAKTFTGFTSKLSKSDYLSAKTDSDAVAGSYNLVVEQLAQSQKVGSANVTDVTAPIGSGSLAIDVAGKSFSIDVASGDSLQDIVKKSIRLTIMLG is encoded by the coding sequence ATGGCGGGTTTAACTGCAAGCGGCATTGGTTCAGGGCTTGATATTGGTGGCATAGTCTCGGCTTTGGTAAACGCTGAAAAGGCTCCCAAAGAGGCGCAATTCAATAAAACCGAAGGCCTTGTTAATACTCAAATCTCCGCTCTAGGCGCATTAAAAAGTAGTATTTCTGATTTTTTGGATAAATTAAAGCCATTGTCTGAAGCCAAAACCTTTACTGGGTTTACTTCTAAGTTATCTAAAAGCGACTATTTGTCGGCCAAGACTGATTCCGATGCAGTTGCAGGCAGTTATAACTTAGTGGTTGAGCAGCTCGCTCAAAGTCAGAAAGTCGGCTCAGCAAATGTTACCGATGTGACAGCGCCAATTGGTAGCGGCTCTCTGGCAATTGATGTCGCTGGAAAAAGCTTCTCCATCGATGTTGCGAGCGGTGATTCGCTTCAGGATATTGTAAAAAAATCAATAAGGCTGACGATAATGTTGGGGTAA
- a CDS encoding flagellar protein FlaG: protein MSDVTLNAGLGLQSVVNAATKSAIPPQQIVVDTATNVKNGVNFALNSDVVNALADTANVDQQEEQTSLTQVASSLTETMSMMKKGLEFKVDELEGLPVVSVVDVNSGELIRQIPSEEALALAEKMSEIAGVLMKTEA, encoded by the coding sequence ATGAGTGACGTAACATTAAATGCAGGCCTTGGACTGCAATCGGTAGTGAATGCGGCAACCAAATCGGCTATCCCTCCACAACAGATAGTTGTTGATACGGCTACAAACGTTAAAAATGGTGTAAATTTTGCTTTAAATTCCGATGTTGTCAATGCGTTGGCAGATACAGCTAATGTAGATCAACAAGAAGAACAAACATCTCTGACTCAAGTTGCAAGTTCATTGACTGAAACCATGTCAATGATGAAAAAAGGGCTAGAGTTTAAAGTAGATGAGCTTGAAGGTTTACCAGTCGTGAGTGTCGTGGATGTGAACTCTGGTGAACTGATCCGCCAAATTCCTTCAGAAGAGGCTTTGGCATTGGCTGAAAAGATGTCGGAAATTGCTGGCGTATTGATGAAAACAGAGGCCTAA